The proteins below come from a single Isoptericola dokdonensis DS-3 genomic window:
- a CDS encoding sodium:solute symporter family protein codes for MIITGVALTVLLVLVVGIAVARKVDGDSANYLVAGRQLGIPLVAVALTTAAVDSNATVGNTDMSSGYGFWAGASLALGLAICLLLAGLFLAKPMNRMGLLTLGDFFARRYNRPVELVASLLMVFAFTILLAGNLVAMGFLVEYFTGMPYIVGVVLAVCLVLAYTIGGGLFSDAYTAVIQAVITGVATVALFVWVASTWGITIPEGMGPFDLGQLTDPAQGAAINWATLVSLGIGDLVAIDFMQRIFGAKTPEGAQKACFIGAGATAVVGVLWSLIALTTVAELGLSAADAPIIYQLLDDFAPALLAILVLSGIVAASFSTASGAILATSAVAVRNIAGVRREVAPGHHDPLLRWTRIAMLPVVLVGIFLAVRVSQTGILLTLAFDLMLACLIAPFLLGLFWRRSTSTAALVGAGVGFVVRVTFLALTPTLYGVPNTLLYVDNDLVTADFDGWATLVAAAAGVTAFVVTALLTRPRAEEEIDLRHVDRTATDAPVPVTAAPAPAGTSAEVPVALRSAEPLEA; via the coding sequence ATGATCATCACCGGTGTCGCGCTGACCGTCCTCCTCGTCCTCGTCGTCGGCATCGCCGTCGCGCGCAAGGTCGACGGTGACAGCGCCAACTACCTCGTCGCCGGGCGCCAGCTCGGCATCCCGCTCGTCGCCGTCGCCCTCACCACCGCCGCCGTCGACTCCAACGCCACCGTGGGCAACACGGACATGAGCTCCGGGTACGGGTTCTGGGCCGGGGCCTCCCTCGCCCTCGGGCTGGCGATCTGCCTGCTGCTCGCGGGACTCTTCCTCGCCAAGCCGATGAACCGTATGGGCCTGCTGACCCTCGGCGACTTCTTCGCGCGCCGCTACAACCGTCCCGTCGAGCTCGTCGCCTCCCTGCTCATGGTCTTCGCGTTCACCATCCTGCTCGCCGGGAACCTCGTCGCGATGGGGTTCCTCGTCGAGTACTTCACCGGCATGCCGTACATCGTCGGCGTCGTCCTCGCCGTGTGCCTGGTGCTCGCCTACACGATCGGCGGCGGCCTGTTCTCCGACGCCTACACCGCCGTCATCCAGGCCGTCATCACCGGCGTCGCCACCGTCGCGCTGTTCGTGTGGGTCGCCTCCACCTGGGGCATCACGATCCCGGAGGGCATGGGCCCGTTCGACCTCGGCCAGCTCACCGACCCCGCCCAGGGCGCCGCCATCAACTGGGCCACCCTCGTCTCCCTCGGCATCGGCGACCTCGTCGCCATCGACTTCATGCAGCGCATCTTCGGGGCGAAGACCCCGGAGGGCGCCCAGAAGGCGTGCTTCATCGGGGCCGGCGCGACCGCCGTCGTCGGCGTCCTGTGGTCCCTCATCGCGCTGACCACCGTCGCCGAGCTCGGGCTGTCGGCGGCCGACGCCCCGATCATCTACCAGCTCCTCGACGACTTCGCGCCCGCGCTGCTCGCCATCCTCGTGCTGTCCGGCATCGTCGCGGCGTCCTTCTCGACGGCGTCCGGCGCGATCCTCGCGACCTCGGCCGTCGCCGTCCGCAACATCGCCGGCGTGCGCCGTGAGGTCGCGCCCGGCCACCACGACCCGCTGCTGCGCTGGACCCGCATCGCCATGCTGCCCGTCGTCCTCGTCGGCATCTTCCTCGCCGTGCGGGTCTCCCAGACCGGCATCCTGCTCACCCTCGCGTTCGACCTCATGCTCGCCTGCCTCATCGCGCCGTTCCTGCTCGGTCTGTTCTGGCGGCGGTCCACGTCGACGGCGGCGCTCGTCGGCGCGGGCGTCGGGTTCGTCGTCCGGGTCACCTTCCTCGCGCTCACGCCGACGCTCTACGGCGTGCCGAACACCCTGCTGTACGTCGACAACGACCTGGTCACCGCGGACTTCGACGGCTGGGCCACGCTGGTCGCCGCCGCGGCCGGGGTGACGGCGTTCGTCGTCACCGCACTGCTCACGCGGCCCCGCGCGGAGGAGGAGATCGACCTGCGGCACGTCGACCGCACCGCGACCGACGCACCGGTCCCGGTGACCGCCGCGCCGGCACCCGCCGGCACCTCCGCCGAGGTGCCGGTCGCCCTGCGGTCCGCCGAGCCGCTCGAGGCCTGA
- a CDS encoding TetR/AcrR family transcriptional regulator: protein MPRLGRPRAQGPSTSGLTTEQDILVAAARLFCETGFGSTSTYAIAQGAGISQASMYHYFTGKHAILLALLRATVEPSVEYATTLAGRDEPADVRLWALCAYDVGLLLSGEDNTGSLYLLPELGDDRFAPFHADRQQLYGVYRSLVSDVLGTDEDAAHPQASLVFGLVESVILRRRTEPDLDAADVAPLLADAAQRLLGVREARLRTVRTQAAALAAELAG, encoded by the coding sequence ATGCCTCGCCTCGGTCGTCCCCGTGCCCAGGGCCCCTCCACCTCGGGCCTCACGACCGAGCAGGACATCCTCGTCGCCGCGGCACGCCTGTTCTGCGAGACGGGGTTCGGCAGCACCTCCACCTACGCCATCGCGCAGGGCGCCGGGATCTCGCAGGCGAGCATGTACCACTACTTCACGGGCAAGCACGCGATCCTCCTCGCCCTGCTGCGCGCCACCGTCGAGCCGTCGGTCGAGTACGCCACCACGCTCGCGGGCCGCGACGAGCCCGCCGACGTCCGCCTGTGGGCCCTGTGCGCCTACGACGTCGGCCTGCTGCTGTCCGGAGAGGACAACACCGGCTCGCTGTACCTGCTCCCCGAGCTGGGCGACGACCGGTTCGCGCCGTTCCACGCCGACCGGCAGCAGCTCTACGGCGTCTACCGCAGCCTGGTCTCCGACGTCCTCGGCACGGACGAGGACGCCGCCCATCCGCAGGCCAGCCTGGTGTTCGGGCTGGTGGAGTCCGTCATCCTGCGCCGCCGCACCGAGCCGGACCTCGACGCCGCCGACGTGGCCCCGCTGCTGGCCGACGCCGCCCAGCGCCTCCTCGGCGTCCGCGAGGCCCGGCTGCGCACCGTGCGCACCCAGGCCGCGGCGCTCGCGGCCGAGCTCGCCGGCTGA
- a CDS encoding enolase C-terminal domain-like protein gives MSAPTVARVQVVPVAGHDSMLLNLSGAHGPFFTRNVVLVEDSEGRTGLGEVPGGEKIRTTIEDAGALVVGQAVARFRSLLRQVATTFAARDAAGRGNQTFDLRTTVHAVTGLESALLDLHGQALGVPVAELLGEGQQRDAVPMLGYLFYVGDPDATDLPYLREPDGPDAWSRLRREAALTPDAVVRLAEAAQERYGFTDFKLKGGVQAGDLEVDAVVALKERFPDARITLDPNGGWLLDEAVRLGRRMRGVVAYAEDPCGAEGRFSGREVMAEFRRATGLPTATNMIATDWREMAHAVREHAVDIPLADPHFWTMAGSVRVAHLCHEFGLTWGSHSNNHFDISLAMFTHVGAAAPGEITALDTHWIWQDGQGLTTDPLLIRDGQIRVPTAPGLGVQVDPDRLAAAHELYREHGLGSRDDAVAMQYLVADWEFDPKRPCLVR, from the coding sequence ATGAGCGCGCCCACCGTCGCGCGGGTCCAGGTGGTGCCCGTCGCCGGGCACGACTCGATGCTGCTCAACCTGTCCGGCGCCCACGGGCCGTTCTTCACGCGCAACGTCGTGCTCGTCGAGGACTCCGAGGGGCGCACCGGGCTCGGCGAGGTGCCGGGCGGGGAGAAGATCCGCACCACGATCGAGGACGCCGGCGCGCTGGTCGTCGGGCAGGCCGTCGCCCGCTTCCGGTCGCTGCTGCGCCAGGTCGCGACGACGTTCGCCGCGCGCGACGCCGCCGGGCGCGGCAACCAGACGTTCGACCTGCGCACCACCGTGCACGCCGTCACCGGGCTGGAGTCCGCTCTGCTCGACCTGCACGGGCAGGCTCTCGGGGTGCCGGTGGCGGAGCTGCTCGGCGAGGGCCAGCAGCGCGACGCCGTGCCCATGCTCGGCTACCTGTTCTACGTCGGCGACCCCGACGCCACCGACCTGCCGTACCTGCGCGAGCCCGACGGGCCGGACGCCTGGTCGCGGCTGCGACGCGAGGCGGCGCTGACGCCCGACGCCGTCGTGCGCCTCGCCGAGGCCGCCCAGGAGCGCTACGGGTTCACCGACTTCAAGCTCAAGGGCGGGGTGCAGGCGGGCGACCTGGAGGTCGACGCCGTCGTCGCGCTCAAGGAGCGGTTCCCCGACGCGCGGATCACGCTCGACCCGAACGGCGGCTGGCTGCTCGACGAGGCGGTCCGGCTGGGCCGGCGGATGCGCGGCGTCGTCGCGTACGCCGAGGACCCGTGCGGCGCCGAGGGCCGGTTCTCCGGCCGCGAGGTCATGGCGGAGTTCCGGCGCGCCACGGGCCTGCCGACCGCCACGAACATGATCGCGACGGACTGGCGGGAGATGGCGCACGCCGTGCGGGAGCACGCCGTCGACATCCCGCTGGCGGACCCGCACTTCTGGACGATGGCGGGCTCGGTCCGCGTGGCGCACCTGTGCCACGAGTTCGGTCTGACCTGGGGGTCGCACTCCAACAACCACTTCGACATCTCGCTCGCGATGTTCACGCACGTCGGAGCCGCGGCGCCGGGCGAGATCACCGCGCTGGACACGCACTGGATCTGGCAGGACGGGCAGGGCCTGACGACGGACCCGCTGCTGATCCGCGACGGGCAGATCCGCGTGCCGACCGCACCGGGGCTCGGGGTGCAGGTCGACCCCGACCGTCTCGCCGCCGCCCACGAGCTGTACCGGGAGCACGGGCTCGGGTCGCGCGACGACGCCGTCGCCATGCAGTACCTCGTGGCGGACTGGGAGTTCGACCCGAAGCGGCCCTGCCTGGTGCGCTGA